GCGTTCCCGAGCACGTCCGCCTCCTCCAAGCGGATCTTCGTAACCGTCAATCAGTCCGAGCCGTCATATCTGAACCGTTCGATGCGGTTGTCCACCTCGCCGGACTGGGCGTCGTCAGGGACTCGATCGCCGACCCGATGACCTACTTCGACGTAAACACCGCCGGCACCATCAACCTCCTGCTCGCCATCCAGGGCGCCGCACCCGACCGGTGCCCCGCCTTCCTGTTTGCGTCCACCCAGACCGTCTACGGCACCCAGCATCAGACCGCTATGCCCGAAGAGCTACCCCCTGCCCCGGAGCATCCCTACGCGATGTCCAAGCTCGCCGCTGAACAGGTCGTCGCCGCCCAAGCCGCAACCGGCGCCCTTCGAGCTACCACCCTGCGTCTCGTGAACCTCGCCGGTGCGCTCGACGACTATGGGGACGACAACACCCGTGGCGTCATCCCGAAGACCCTCCACGCTGCCGCTTCCTCAGCAACCTTCACTGTCAACGGCGACGGCTCGACCGTACGCGATTTCGTCCACGTCACCGACGTTGCCAATGCGATTGCCCTCGCCATCGACACAGCGAAACCCGGCGAACACGCCATCTACAACATTGGGTCCGGCAAGGGTTCGTCTGTCGCCGAGATCATCCGCACGGTCGAGGCGGTCACTGGCCGTTCCGTCCCCGTCGAGCACCTACCCGCCGTTCCAGAACCGCCCTGCCTCGTGGTCGACAACCAACGCGCACGAGCACTACTCGGTTGGCACCCGACCCGATCC
The nucleotide sequence above comes from Streptosporangiales bacterium. Encoded proteins:
- a CDS encoding NAD-dependent epimerase/dehydratase family protein codes for the protein MKTLITGGRGFLARVVATYLRNHGHDVWLLSRSAAPGVPEHVRLLQADLRNRQSVRAVISEPFDAVVHLAGLGVVRDSIADPMTYFDVNTAGTINLLLAIQGAAPDRCPAFLFASTQTVYGTQHQTAMPEELPPAPEHPYAMSKLAAEQVVAAQAATGALRATTLRLVNLAGALDDYGDDNTRGVIPKTLHAAASSATFTVNGDGSTVRDFVHVTDVANAIALAIDTAKPGEHAIYNIGSGKGSSVAEIIRTVEAVTGRSVPVEHLPAVPEPPCLVVDNQRARALLGWHPTRSTLDTVVRDAWHAMNLTA